The DNA region AAGATTGGTTTGATGCTTGAGTATGTGAAGATGAGTGTTGTATGAGTAATTTAAGAGAATTAATCGCTATATGCAACTCTAAATAAGCAAGTGTAGGTATGCAGGCAAGTTATATTGGTGGCTGCAAATGACATTTCTAATTTGCTACTGTACATATTTATTATTGTATTAGGAGAAGATCAGTAGCAGCTTCATCTGTTGTGATGACAGGATAAAAGTCTGAGGAACCAAGGTCCAAAAGCAACTTCAAAAGGGGCaaaagggaggggggggggggagcagaAGGCAAGAAAGGTGGAGGAGCAGATTTTTTCATGTGGCAAAAGACAGCAAAAGATGAGCGGTGCTTCACGGCTGAGCTGCGTTTGTTACTTTGTTCGCCTGTAAATAATAGGAGAAGCGGTTAGTATGTTTGGAGGATAACTGTCAAGATTGTGTGTCAAAAAGTGATATCTAAATAGAAGTGACCTTCATTAATTGTTTTTTTGTATATGAGGAGCTTTGGATTTAGACACCTTGGTAGAGCCATATGCGGTTTGCTGGGAAGAAGCTCTGCATGAGTTTAAGGTAGTGTAGGGTTGGTGTTACTAAGATTAATTGTAAGGAGCAACATGGAGATTCTGGGGTAGGAGGAGTGCTGTTTTATACCTTTGTCCTATTGTATGGAGCAGTGGGTTAGATGTTCCTGTGAgagcttcttgcttgctttttttttctgtgcATCAGTGTCTTCCTGGACAAGCAACCAAATGAGTGAAGCAAAATGGATTTGTAGAGTATGTTGTGATGTTGAAAATGCATGGTGGCCTGTACATATAAGAGAGGGAAGTGTGCTTGCCTTTCCAGGATCTATTATATCTTCAAACAATCTTTTTTGAGCACTTGTGTGTTTAGACAGGTCAGTGGCATCTCTGTGCGATACATATAAAAGGTTTTAACACAGTACATAATAGAGTGATGAGGATATAAGCTCTATGTGCATTCCTACTGGCACTTACGGATATTCAAGTTTTTTCAGAGGCGATTCATCATATTCCAGTGTAGGGGGAGGAGTCTGCAATAGAAGTTTAATGTATCATTGCTATGTTATGGTAGAGAAACATTGTAAGTTGCATATGTAGCTGAATTGTTGATAGGAAAGACTGTAATGTTACACTGTGTGTTTGTACATTTCTTGTGGCTGCTTTCTGAGTTTCTGGTTGCGAGGCAGATGTATCGCTTTTGAGTCCAGATGGAAGGGTAGCATCAGGCACAATAGCACCTGGATTGGTGGTGGAAATATGAGAGTGAAGTATTGGGTTAGCTATTTGTGAGGTTGTTGGTTCCTTGGGTTGGCTGAATCTTGTATGGGGCAGTGTTTGTTGTCTTCCATAAGAAGtgatgatggagatgatctGATATGTTTTGTGGGGACTGTAGTAGCTCTGATCTGTTAGGGTTATTGCAAAGGTGAATTTTAGGGATACTATGGCTGCAATGTCAGGAGGGGTGTCATTTGCAGATCTTGCAAATCTTAAGACTTGCTGGACTGGTTTACCAATGATCCGGCGAGCAACTTCTCCGAAAGCTATCATCTCAGCTTCCGCAGTTCCGTCATTCCCAATGAAAGATAGCTTGTATCTATAGGAATATTATTATGTAATGCATAGGTCAATGTATATGTATATTAATGAAAAAGGAGGGTAAATGATTCTTACTTGAAGCAATAGCCAGTACACGAGCATGTGTTGCATTTGTAACTATCGCCACTTGGTGCACAGGCTCTGCTGCACCTGTTACATGATGGGAACCACCATGGTCTGTTTGAGTTTAGTCGTGTTATAGTGACGGTACAGCGGCAGCCACCTTGCtgtcataaaaaaatatcaagttATTGTTAGAAAGTGTAGTTAGGGGTATAAAGGAAAgtaattgtgatatattgttTGAGTATAGAGGGTAGTATTATTATTGGAAGTATGGTAGCTTTGATAGACAATAGCAGCTATGACATGTATTGTGCATACCGGAAAATCATATGGGTCCATTTCTTGTAAGTCAAGCAAATGCTTATCCTCGAGTTGTAGTGATGGTTGTGGCAGCGCTGCTTGATGCGCAGGAGGAGTGGAACACTTGATTGTGAGTCGCTGGTTGTGAGTGCTGTGTATATACACATATTTGTCAGGGTGTATATATTAATGGTTTGTGGGAAAATGGTCTGAACAATTACATAATAATGTCATATATTGGTAAGCAGCATGTAAAGTTCTGCGTACCTGTTATAAAAGTCTTCAACTTCTGGAATTACAGGATTAAAATACCAACGGCAGGCAGTGTTTCCACTCAGATATTCTTCACCTTTTTAAGATGGAGAATCAGTATTGAAGTTGTGTGACTATGGAGGAGGGAAATATGTTAGGAATAGTGTTTTATTTACCTGCGAAGCTTTTCATGAGGTTGCCGACGATCAGCATAACAATTGGTTTACTTTCTTCTTCATTGTAAACTTCATCTATGGTAAACTCAGCGGCACGTTGTCCCCATAGAGTCAGTTTCACCTCAGCATTGTTGTGGATAAAGAGAATTAATTTTCAATATGGATTTGTCTGGTGTATATATTATTGAATGAAGTGTATCTGGAAGTTATAATTGTAGGAAGATAACTTGTTTACCTCAGATCCTTCAGGATTATGTTTCTGTTTAGAGTGGCACTTGATTGGTTTGGGAGTTGCAGTAAGGTTGTCTCAGAGACTTCAGAGATTAGTCCAAGCACATCTGCAAGATgtttgtgtgtatgtatgtattcatTTTCTCTGTCAGTTTTGTACAATAGGAAAAGCAGAAAAGTGTTTAAGTTTGGACAGTGATTATACTGACCTAGGAAGTGTTTGTTTTCACCAGCGTATTTTGGTAGCTCAGCAAAAGGTGTGAGCTTATAGACGTATCTTGGGAATGTTTCAGCTACATGTCTTGCTGGAGATACTTTGGTGTAGCATGTGAATTCAATCATGTAAGGCGCGTCAACTGGCCTGTATAGAGACTTCACCCTTGATACTCTAAATCGACTGATAACATAGATGCCACCTTCTTGGATTAAAGTGCTGATAGCATCTATTTCGGAGCTTGGTATTTCAGCATATATGGCATCTCCCTAGTGTTTTATAATGGAAGTTAGAGGGTTCAAATCTTGAGATGATTATTGTAAAAGTATGTGTGCAAATGCAGTGGGAGTTATGGATAAAAGGTATGGAAAGAAACATTATAATGCAGTGTAGGGAAAGAATGAAGGGATATAACATAACCTTCTCATCGACGAGAACAAGGTCTATGTGGAGTATCGGTCCATCATCGGTGCCACCACGGTATTCCCATTTGCGCGATACACGGACACAAACTACTGAGTGCTTGGATTTTGGATGGAGTGTGGTGAGCGAATCGAATGTCATCTTCAAACTCTGCAGATTGAACATTGATTCAATATATAGTTTAGAGCAGTTATGCTATGGTGGTCAATAAACAGAAATGCAAAACATTGATTTAACATATACTTTAGAGCAGTCATGCTATGCTGGTTAATGAGCAGAAAATGAAACATTGATTCAGCATATGATTTAAAGGAACTATGTTATGCTGATGAAtgaggagaaaatagaaaacAGCAATGAACCAttgttttaatttttgattGTTAAATATGGAGTTTCTGATAGCTAGCTTACCATATTAAGTAGAATGTAGAATTCTAAAATAGTGCAGTCATTGTTTTTGTTATAAGGATGGGCAGGTAAAGACAATAATTTTGCGATTCATAGTGTAAGTAAAACGTAAGAGGCATGTGTACAGAAATTGGGTTTTGTCAAAGGCTACTTTATTGTATTTTAATGTATAAGAAATTGATTTTGGAATTAGTATGAGAAGCAACGGTTAGCTCGAAACTTTGAAAATCCACAAAAGAATTTGGTAGCTAGTACATAGAGTAGTTTGGCAGGCAACATAGATTGTTATTGTTAAGAATACACCGATTTGGAAATTTGATAAGCAGAGGTAGGCTATGAATAATGGAAGATTATCCAATCAATAGGCTCACGGTACTATACTTTTTTTTGGTAACCAAGCTCATGCTATAATAGTTAGCTAACCGTatcatatattttgttttgtaaaaGAATAAGTTGATGCAGTATGTTTTAATAGAATAATTATCCAATTAACAGGTGGATTTGGTAAGATTTGATTAGCCATGTTGAGATATTGAGGTCTTTGGATAGCAAATGGGGCACgcaaaaagggggggggggagaaggagaaggggaaaaATAGAGGGGAGAAAGGGAAAGGGGACACATCTAATTAGAAGATGTCAAGTTTGAAATGTTTGTGACTAATTTAGTGCAAATTTTGCCGAGGAGGTATGCTATGAAACACGGTGACAAACTTGCtggaaaatttgaaaatcagggggCCTATTGCAGCATCGAATTAATTAATATCTAGGGCAAGGGTTTGATTTTGCCTTGATGTCTGAGATATGTTTTATTCGGTTATTTTCTTTGTGTAGAGCTGTGAAGTGTAGAATAATGCATAGTATTAAGGTGCGAAAAAGTAACAGTGCAAGGTAGTATGCTAAATAAACAATAGATAAATAACTAAATAACAATAGCATGATGAAGTGCTGACAGTAGATAATTAGATGCTAATAATATCAATGAATTTTAAGTACACTGATGTTAGTACTTATTGAGGGTATAGAAAGAGAAAGATAAAACATATGATTTGAGCAGGCTATGTAATCAAAATTCCGAACTAAGTTGGGTAACAAGATGTGCCTACATTAATAGAACGTATGGAAAATAATTAACGAGGAGGATCGGATAGCAAGTTAGCTGCTATGGATtggtcagttttttttttccttttcctttttctctctggCCTTGTTTATCAAGGGTAAAGCAACTTGATATGATTCAATGCATAAGCTGCTATGGACTGATCCAATCAGTCTATATTCTATTAAATATAGATACAAAGTTAGAGTAAGCTAATATGGTATGAAACAGCTGAGCGCAGTGTGTCAAGCTAAGATAAGGTTGTACATAAGAATTTAGGCCAGCATGAGTAAGAGGGCAAACTGGCGGTATTTTAAACTGATACAAATGAAATTATTATTACTAACCTTG from Phragmites australis chromosome 8, lpPhrAust1.1, whole genome shotgun sequence includes:
- the LOC133926543 gene encoding uncharacterized protein LOC133926543; protein product: MTFDSLTTLHPKSKHSVVCVRVSRKWEYRGGTDDGPILHIDLVLVDEKGDAIYAEIPSSEIDAISTLIQEGGIYVISRFRVSRVKSLYRPVDAPYMIEFTCYTKVSPARHVAETFPRYVYKLTPFAELPKYAGENKHFLDVLGLISEVSETTLLQLPNQSSATLNRNIILKDLR